The Stenotrophomonas sp. ZAC14D1_NAIMI4_1 DNA segment GCGCAAGCGGAGCGGACGTCCTGTGGGTTGCCCTAGGCAAGCCGAAGCAGGAGTACTGGTCCATCCGCAATCGCCATAAGCTGAAAGGCGTGGGCTGGATCAAGACATGCGGAGGCCTTTACGCGTTTCTCGCCGGGGACGCGCCTAGAGCACCGCAGTGGATGCAAGCGCTCGGACTTGAGTGGCTGTACAGGGCCCTGAATGAGCCGAGCAGGTTGGGCCTCCGATACCTCGCGACCAATCCTTATGCGTTCTACCGGCTGATCCGATATACCGAGTGGAGCAGAGTACTGCGCCTCAAGAGCGGTGCGACTCCATGATGAGCAATGGCCAGATTCACCGCGCCCTTGTCTCGGTGATCATCCCCCTTTTCAATCGTGGGGATTCGATCATCAGAGCCATCAACTCTGTTCTGTCCCAGGATGGTGTGGAACTCGAACTCATCGTTGTTGACGACGGGTCTACCGATGATTCGATTGCGTTGATCCGTCGCGAAATTACTGACCCCCGCCTCCGCATTATCCAGCAACAGAATGCCGGTGCTTGTTCGGCGCGGAATGCGGGAATTGATGCCGCGCGCGGTGAATACGTAGCGTTCCTCGACTCCGACGACATGTTCCTTCCAGGCCACCTGTCCCAGTCCCTTCATCGCCTTAGCGAAATGCCCGAGCCAGCAGCGGTGTATGGACGGATCTTGGTCGATAGAGGGCAGAACAAGACGTTCCTGAAGCCCCCCAGAGCCATCCGTCCAGACGAACCCATGTCGGAGTACCTGCTTTGCGATCAAGGTTTCGTGCAGACATCAACCGTGGTCCTTTCCAAGGCTCTCGCCCAGCGCACGCGGTACGACACTTCACTTCGGTTTGGGCAGGACACTGACTTCGCAATCCGGCTCGCCGCCGCCGGAGCGAGGTTCGAGATGCTGGTCGAGCCGCAAGCAATCTGGACCGATCATTCAGCTCCAGGGCGGGTTTCAAACGCGCTCGACCCCTTCCCCCGCCTGGACTGGCTTGCGAGGCGCAGCGAGCAGATGACCGCCAGGGCCAAGAAGGGCGACCAGGGGTGGTACGTTGCAAAGGCAATGTTCAAGCGTGGCCACCGTATTCGGGCAGCGTCCCTGTATCTGCGCGCGGTTGTCGGAGGATGCTACAACGCGAAGCTGGCTGTTCGGATTGCGCTGCAGATCTTCCTACCGACCCGCCTGTACAGGAAGGTCGCCGACTTGACGCTTTCTTCCTCACGCTGACGAACCAAGTACATAGAGCCCCGAGCATGACGCTATCGAGCACAGTGGCAGGCAGCCGACCGGCGCCGCCCAAATCCATTCTGCGCATCGACATTCAGGCATTGCGGGCAATCGCTGTCCTGTTGGTGATCCTCGATCATCTGGTCCTTATCCAGAAGCTGCCAGGCCATCCTTTGGGTGGGTTTATTGGAGTTGATGTCTTTTTCGTCATATCCGGATTCCTGATTACGCAGCATCTAGCCAAGGAAGTGGCTTCCACCGGGAGCGTCTCGTTTCGCGACTTCTATCGCCGACGATTGCGCAGAATCCTGCCGATGGCATTGCTGGTGATTGCAACAACGCTCGTTGCGTCCTGGCTGGTCTTCTGGCCGTGGCAGACCGCATCGTCTGCGCTGGATGGGCTCTGGGCTGCTCTTTTTGTTTCGAACATTGCATTTGCACTTCGCGGCGTTGATTACTTCGCGGCGGATCACGTTTCAGTGTTCCAGCACTACTGGTCGTTATCAGTTGAAGAGCAGTTCTATCTCGTTTGGCCGGTGCTCATAGCGGCCGCTGCCTTGGGTGGTACACGCGGCAAAGTGCTGCAGCGAAGACTGTTCTGGATCGCACTTTTTGTGGGCTGTGCGTCGTTAATCTGGGCTTGCCTGGAAACGAGATCGTCCCCTGCCAGCGCCTATTTCTCCACCTTATCGAGGGGGTTCCAGTTTGCCATCGGTGCGATAGTCGCTTTGACCACCCCGCGACTTGCGAGCCTGGGCCACTCTCTGCGTCCGTGGCTCAGTGGATTTGGCTTGGCGATGATCATCGCCTCCGTATGGTTGGTGGACCCCTCAACCGGTTTCCCAGGTCCTATGGGATTGCTGCCTGCATTGGGGGCTGGACTATTCATAGCAGCAGGAACAGGAACCACCCGTCAGATCGCATTTTGGCCTCTTCGCACGCGGCCGATGACCTACCTTGGTGACATTTCGTACTCACTGTATCTGTGGCACTGGCCGGTAATTGTTTTCCTGAGTGCCCTGATACCGCGCGACATAGTTGTGGTGCCTGCCGCGCTTGCGCTTACCGGCGTGCTTTCCATCATCTCTTACCGGTTCGTAGAGCAAGGTGTCCTGCGCTCAAAATGGCTCCTCCCCGCTGTGCGGACGCAGCCGGCGGAGGGCGCTTTCCACCGGCAGCCTCAAGGCCGCGACACGTTCTTGCGCAATGCGGGTGTCATGATTTCAGCGATTGTCCTGGTTGGAGCCACCATAGCTGCCGGCGACGCTGCTGTGCGCAGGATGTCCTCATCGCGAGTGGCAAGCACGCCGGCCGGCACCCTTCAGTTGCAACCGCAGCCGATATCCGCGTTGAAGTACGTCGAAGAGATTCAAGGCCTCATTGCCACTTCGGACGTAAAGAGCGACTGGAGCGGTCTGAAACCGGCGATTTCGGACATCAGCGCATATGGCACAGAGCTGACCAAGGAGTGCTGGACGGGGCAGCGTGACGAACCGCGCAGTTGTGTGCGTGGAAACCCTCAGGCGCCCCATACGATCGTGGTACTGGGAGATTCAATTGCCATGAATGCCGCGTTCTCCGTAAACGCGTTCGTGCGCCAGAATCCCGAATGGAAGATGATCGTGTACGCAAAGCTTGGCTGTGCGTTTGCCAACATAGATCAGCCCGCGCCCGACGGCTCGCCTTACCACGAATGCACTGCATTCAGGAAATGGGCGCTCGCCAAGATCAGGGAGGACAAGCCGGATATCGTGTGGACGACCTCTGCGATTCCGAGTCGCACATCGAGCTCGTCAGAGGCGCAACTGGAAGACATGTGGAGACACGGCGTGGAGGATTCGCTGAGTCAGCTGTCTGCAGTCCCCCGGATTCTGATAGTTGCGCCACCGCCAGCGGGGCAGGACCTCGTGTTCTGCTCTAGGCCTTTCAACCGGCCTTCTGACTGCTCAGGGTCCGTTTCCGGTAGATGGCTGCACATCAATGCCGCAAGTCGTGATGCGGCAGCTTCTGCAGGCAGGACCTATATCGACACAGGACTCTGGTACTGCAACCGCAATGGATACTGCCCTGCTGTGATTGGAGACTACATCGTGCGCCGGGATGAGCGGCACCTCACCTATGAGTATGGGGAGTTCCTGGCGCCGCTGGTCAAGTCATGGGTGGAAGCAACTCCCGACGACAGATAGGTCACGGGCGATGATTGCGTTGGTGGGCCCAATGTCGGCAAGCTATCTGCGGCCCAGTCCCTTCACGCCACTTTCAACGCGCCCCCAGTCCGGGGGCCATGGTCCGGCAACCAGCCGGGCCGTCCATTTCCGAGCCCCAGAACGTGCCCGATTCAACCCATACTGATGCTGCGCCCTGCCTGACGCATCCATCCAAGCGACCTGCCCGAGTAGTAGGTCTACTACTCGGGCTCGCAGCGGCAACACCTGGATTGGTCTCCCCGATTGCGGGTCTGCCTCTCCGTCCTTGGCACGCATTCATCCTTGCCGCGTTTGGTTTGGCCCTATTGAGCCGAGCTGGCTCACTGCGAACTTCGAATGCTTCTGTCCCCAAGCTGGACATAGTCGTTCTGCTCCTGACGATCATTACGGCGATCATCGAAGCTTCCAATGCCGTTTACCTGAACTACGCACCGGACTACATGTTTGTAGCACGCCCCATGATCTGGTTGATGATCTACTGGGCTGCACGACTTTCCGTCAGCTCATTGGAAGATGCAAGGCGCCTGCTGTTCTGGTTCGCACTGCCAGCGGTTCCATCCGTCGCATTGGGTTTTGCCCAGATTCTGGGCGTTGATGCAGTCCAGCAGCTGATCGTTCGGCTGTCCCCTGACAGCGGCGGCTTTATTGCACGGCTGGAGGACGGAAGGCTGATCCGCGCTACGGCATTGGTCCAGCACTGGACATCGTTCGGATCGTACCTTTGCACGGTCGTGGCGGCATCAATGGCACTGCTCACGTTGTCACGCATCTACAAGCTCGGGAAGGAATGGATAGCTTGGGGCTTGCTCGCCATTTCAGGCATCGGCGTGCTGACCACCTTGACTTTGGCTCCCATCGTCACGGCTTTCTTCATCTTTGTCGGGGGGTTGAAGACTGCACGCGCGGTAGGCCGGGCTGCTCCCATGGTTTTGCTTGTCGCTGTCGTAGCAGCCGCGTCGCTTGGCTCCCTGTTCGCCGAACGCTTTGAACAGCAGTTCGCCACTAGCCGTGAGGCAAGTAGCGACGGCGCCAGTACCTGGGTTCCTTCGACTCTGGCTTATCGCTACAACATCTGGGTAACTGAGACCATCCCAATGATCAAGGATCGACCGCTGACTGGCTGGGGCACCAGCGTCTACGAAGCGGCAATCTCGAGCCCGGATACCAAGCGAACCTACCCCTACCAGATGGCCTGGAGCTCGCCGGAATCACAGTGGTTCAACCTACTGATGACCTTCGGCGTCATCGGTTTCATCGGGTTTCTCGCGGTATTCTTTCTTATGTGGACGACGCTTCGAAGAGCATCCAAGGCAGGGAATCAGTGGATTGCCCGGCCTACCATTCTGCTCTTTGTTCTGATGCTGATATCTGCGTTCACCGCACCGGTCTTCACCAATCATGGGCTCCCAGTTGGTCTCTGGACGCTGCTCGCGCTTGCATCTGCTTTTGCTGCACCAAGCCGAGCATGGCGCTCGTCCTGACGCCATGACCAGCTTCTCCGTTTCATCCCTCCGGCCCGCCGCCTCCAGGTCCCGATGTCCCGTTCTCTAAAGATCGCCAAGAACTCAGCCTACCTCTACTTGAGGATGCTGCTGGTCCTTGCCACAAGTCTGTATACCGTGCGCGTGGTCTTGCAGGCACTGGGGGTCGATGATTTCGGCATCTATAGCGTGGCTGGTGGGATTGTCGCCATCTTCTCATTCCTCAATAACACCATGTCCGCAGCTGCGCAGCGCTTTATGGGCATCGATATCGGCAAGGGCGACCAAGTGGCCCTTGGAAAGACGTTCAATGCAACCTTCGTTGCACACGTGGCTATCGCTGCTGGCGTCGTTGTTCTCGGTGAAACGCTCGGCATGTGGCTTCTGCGAAGCGCATTGGACATTCCACAGGGCCGACTGGCCGCTGCCGTTATGGTGCTCCACCTATCTGTAGCGGCATCCGTTGCATTGATCCTCCGCACGCCGTTCAATGCTCTAATCATTTCAAGACAGAAAATGTGGTTCTTTTCAGCCACTAGCGTCATAGAGGCGTTGATGAAGCTCGCGATCGCCTTCATGATTTCGCACACAGGCCTCGACCGGCTTGTTCTGTATGCTGCGCTGGTATGCTGCGTATCCTGGTTGATGCTCGGCTGCTATTTGCTTTTCTGCCAGATGCACTTCTCCGAATCACGGTTTGCGCCGCATCGAGAGTGGAAGATCTATGCCGCATTGGCATCCTTCATCAGCTGGAGTTTCATCGGCAGCTTATCGAACGTTTTCCGGACCCAGGGCTCCAACACTCTGCTTAACGTGTTCTTTGGCCCGGCTTTGAACGCCGCGCATGGTGTAATGACCCAGGCACAGAGTGCAGCGACGCAGTTTGCGAGCAGCTTCCACTTGGCGCTCAGTCCTGAGATCTATCAGAGCTATGCGCAGGGCGAACGTAAGCGCCTGCAATCCCTTGTGACCATGGGCTCCAAGCTGAACTTCATTCTTCTGGGGATCTTGTTCCTACCCGCGATCCACTGTATCGACTACCTGCTTTTCATCTGGTTGAAGACTCCGCCACCGCACTCGGCAACATTCATTAAGTGGATGCTGGTCAATATCCTGCTCGAGACGGTCTCACAACCCCTTATGACTGCGGCGTCGGCAACAGGGCGCATACGAAACTACCAACTCGTTGTGGGCGGCGTCATCCTGCTCAACCTTCCCTTGACCTGGCTGGCCTTCGCACTGCATTCCAGACCTGAGAGCTTTCTCTGCATAGCGCTGGTGCTCCAGGTCGTTACGTTCTGCTTGCGCATATGGTTCCTGAAGCGAATGATGGATTTTGATGCCGTCGCCTACATCAAGACGGTAGCTCTCCCGTTGTTGCTGCTGCTTGGCATTGCCGGTGGACTGCTCCTGGCAGCAGATGCCTGGCTTGGCCCTCCCCTCACCTTCTTCGATGTCGCATTGCATGGAATGCTGCTGGCCCTGCCTATGGCAGCTGCCTCTGTGTTCGTCGGGCTTGGCAAAGATGAGCGGATTTACATCGTAAATAAAATCAAGAGTCGGAAGAATAAAAATGGCAAATAGTCCATCGTCCAGGGAGTCCATCGTGCGCCCACTCCGCAAGCGCCTCCGCATGTGGGCGGATCTGGCCAAAGTCATAACCTACGATGCGCAACGTTTTGTTCGCCATTCCGGCCTGCTGCGCAAGTCGAAGCACCCTCCATCAATGGCCGCCCTCATCACGAAGCAGTACCACCGCATCGAGAAGGGGCTCGCACTTCCCCAGCCGCGCGCCGGATTTGGGGAAAGTGGAATACATGAATTGTGCATGCTCATACAGGAAGGACTGCGGAAGAAGACATGCAGGCCCGAGATTACGCTCGCAGTCGACGCTTTGGTCGGCTATCGGGACTTCAATCTCAGTCATGGAATTGCGCCTTTCCCGTGGCTCGATGCAACTATCAAGCTTGCAGTCGATTCCGGCATAGCCGTCACAGGAACGCCGGTCAGGCCGGCTGCGACTCATCCGTCACTTCCTACAGGCAATCCTGGTCTGGATATGATTGTAGGGAGGACGTCCGTACGTGACTTCTCGGACGCGTACGTTCCTGATGCAGTGCTTGAACAGGCAGTTCTTGCGGCACAGCACGCACCCTGTGTCTGCAATCGACAGTCCGGCCGAATCCACTTGCTGAGAGACGAGGCAGCAAGGAAAACCGCTTTGGCGCACCAGAATGGCAATCGGGGATTTGGTCACACCGCATCCGTCATCGCTGTAGTAACTGTCGACCAAGCGGAGATGCTTGAGCCGACGGAGCGTTACCAGCATTGGATTGATGGTGGAATGTTTGCGCAGAATTTCCTACTGGGTCTACATGCCCAGGGCTACGGTGCATGCCCATTGAACTGGTCATCGTCGGTGGCAAAGGATCGGCAGATCCGAAAAGCCCTCTCGTTCCTTCCTGCGTCGGAGACAATCATCATGCTCATCGCAATCGGTGCGCTCAAAAGTGACTACCATGTGGCGCGCTCTGCCCGCCGCCAACTGTCTGAGGTCATGAAGATCGTATGAAAGTTGCCGTCCTTACCCTTTCGCTCTACGCCAACTATGGTGGGAATCTACAAGCCTACGCGCTGCTTACGGCGCTGAAAGACCTCGGCCACGACGCATGGTTCCTCAACCGTGAACGCCATAAGGTCCCCTTCTGGAAGGTCCCGCCCATGCTTACCAAACGGCTGTTGAAGCGTTATGTGCTCGGGCGGAGAGTCAAGATTCGCGATGGCCTGCTCGACCAGAAGGAGCGCGCTATCGTGGCGCAGCATTCGCGGCGCTTCATTGCTGAGCGGATCCAGCCACAGACAGATGAGTACTTGAGCAGCACTGCTCTCAGTCAGCACATGCCTGGCCTTGGATTCGACGCTGTTATTGTCGGTAGCGATCAGGTGTGGCGCCAGAGATTCGTCAAGTCAAACCTGACCGACTATTTCTGCGGATTCATCCCCGAGTCAGACCTTCGCACGCGCCGCATATCTTACGCAGCGTCTTTCGGAACGGCTGAATGGGAGTATTCACCCGAGGAGACGCAGCGATGCGCCGCTCTGGCAAAGCGCTTTCACGCCATCTCTGTTCGTGAAGACACGGGTGTCGACCAATGCCGTGAAAAATTCGGCGTATCTGCGGAACATGTCGTGGATCCTACGATGCTGCTTACGGCAGATCGTTACACCCAGCTGATTAACGAACCGGAGCGCAGGTCAGAGGGGATCTTGGTTTACATACTGGACTTGACTGCCGAAAAGCAGAAGATTGTGGATCAGGTCGCCTTGCAACTTGGCCTTCCAGTGTTCTTTGTCAATGCAAGGCCTGAAAAGAACGATGCATCCATCAATGGACGCGTTGCGCCCCCGGTTGAAGACTGGCTACGCGGTTTCCGGGACGCTGCATTCGTCATCACCGACTCCTTCCACGGAACGGTGTTTGCCATCCTGTTCAACAAGCCATTCATCGCATACGGCAATGCCACTCGTGGCATGGCACGCTTCAGTTCCCTGCTTGGCATGTTCGGGCTCCTTGAACGCTTGGTATCCGGAGCGGATGAACTCGGTGACCTCGCAAACCGCCCCATTGAATGGAATGAGGTGAACCGCAAGGTGGACAGCGAGAGAGCGAAGGGCCTCGAATTTCTTCGTAGTTCGCTGAGCTAAGGTTGGGCTTCCTGGCCAAGTCTGGATCAGGAAGCCTTCCGCAGTTCAATTGCACGCAGGTAGGCAGCATGGTGCTGCCTGCCTACGACGCCCCAGTCACGGCCACTAAGCTTTGGTGGATTGCGCTGCAGACTCCGTACCTCTTCCAGAACTGCCAGAAGTTTTGCCTCTGAAAGATCGCCGTCGAACATGTTGACCCAACCAGGCCCAACCTCTTCTGCCAGCAACTCATTGGTTGGTGAACGCGGTGCGAGCACTGGCCGTGCGAGGGAAAGCGCAACCAGGATTGCACCAGAATTGTGCATTTCCTTGTACGGCAGCACGACGAGCTCCGATGCGTAGATCTCGGAAGCTAGCACGTCATCCGGGACGAATTGCAGTCTGGCGCTAACGCGCTCATCCTGCTCGCAAACTGCCTCAATCAGGCTCCGCAGTTCGGGCGTTGGCCTGCCGACTACACGCAGGGTCTTCGTGTCATCTTGGATCGACTGGAAGATGTCCAGCAATCGCTCCACACCCTTGTAGGGACGAATAAGCCCGAAGTAGAGCAATCTGCCAACTCGTACATCCGTGGGCTCTACGCCGGGATATCTCCCAATGTAATGCCCATGCAGGATGGTTACTCCAGTGGACTCGTCCATCGGTGTCGCGGCGTTCAAGCGAATGTTGAGCTGGGTAGCCGCATCGAGCTTGCCAAGCAGTCTGCGCTCGACACTGTCCCCTTCCTCATGCGGCTGCAGATTGTGCAATGTGCGCACAACGGCAATGCCCGACAGCTTGAAACGAAGCAGCAGCAACCGGAAAAGGATCCGCTTTACGATCTGGGTGAGTGCACCCGGCGCCCTGACCAACTGCTCCGGCCAATGGACATGGAAGACCTGATATCGACCAAGCAGCGCCGTTCTCCAGGAGAAGTACCGGTACTGCGTGTCTACGTGCTTGCCCTCGGTCAACTGGTCTACGAACTTCGTGGTACCGTCCGGTGGCGCAAGCGAGAGAAGCACTTCAACAGTCATCGACATTCCTAGTCGGGTCAGACCGAGCATTCTAGTCTTTCACGCCCGCCTGGTCATGAATCTATCCATCTCCTCCGCACTGCCAGTCCTTGCATACCCTTTGGTCACGCTGGGCGTTGATATCCTGCACGCCTGATCAACTTCTGGCTCGGGTATGCGCACCCTATTCAGCTTAGTGCTGCTTCTTTCGCTGTCGCTGACCACAACGGCTTCGGCAGCTCCATGGCCCTACGCAAGCTTCGACCCGGGGCACTTGGATTGGACGAGGGAACAGATTGCGGCCGGGAATGAAGCCGTGAAGCCAGCATACGGGGACCTACTGAGGCGCGCGGACCGCCTCCTTCAGCGCGCACCAGCCTCGGTGATGGATAAGCGCCGCGTGGCTGCCTCTGGCGATAAGCACGATTTCTTTGCAATGGCCAAATACGCATGGCGCGATGCTTCCAAGCCCGAAAGCGCTGCGTATGCAACAAGGGACAGTGAGAGGAACCCCGAGGCAGAAGATGGCGACTTTGACCGGAAGCGCTACAACGATACCGTGCGCAGTATCAACGTACTGGCGCTGGCCTACCGACTCTCAGGCAAGCGCGAGTATGCAGTAAAAGCCGGGCAGCTGTTGAAGGTCTGGTTCATCAATCCCGACACACGAATGAATCCGAATTTCCGCTTCGCGGCAATGCGCCCTGGTGCCAACGACGGACACTTTAGCGGAATAATTGAAGGCGTGGTGCTGGTTGAGATGCTGGACTACGTTGCCCTGCTTCAGGATTCAGGAGCACTTTCTCAGTCTGAAGAGACTCGATTGAAGAGTTGGTTCAAGGAACTCGCAGACTGGCTGATCGGCAGCGACTTCGGCCGCAGGGAAAGCGCGCAGTCCAACAATCATGGCAGCTGGTACCGAGCACAGGTCGCTGCGTTTTCGCTCTACAGTGGTGACGATGCTCGCGCAGAGTCCCAGATCAAAGCAGCAAGAGGTCTTATCAGGGCTCAGTTCGCTCCAGACGGCAGCATGCCCCGTGAGATGACCCGGGCCAATTCGGCGATGTACTCGGTCTACGGGCTCCGCTCCGTCATCTATCTCGCCCGGCTCTCTGGCCAGTCGGAAAATTCTCTCTGGCAGGAGCAGGCCAATGGCAAGCCGCTTATCAAGCATGCGCTTGCATATCTGGCGCCGTATTATTCAGGCCAGAAAAACTGGTCATCGGGACACGTTAAGACAGGAGTGGATCCTTATGTGATCCAAGTCTTCCGGCTGGGTGCCACCGCTTATTCCACATCTGAGTTTGATCCAGCCATGAGCCACATCATCGCCCAACTGCCGCCAACCGATCAGCGGGCAAGGCTGCTTGGGCCGCCGAAGGCCGTCCCTCATTAATATCTGCCCATTAGATCCCCGCCACTGCCATGACCGGGAAAATTGCGTAGGCAGGTCTTGCATCCGGTCCAAAGGAATTTTTCAGAGGGGGCAGATTTGTCCTGCATTTCCGGATAGAATGCCCATCCCGCATCGCTTTTAATGGTTGCGGCGCCCGTCACGGTACTGCCGATGACGCGTGGAAGCGACAACGCGCTCGTAGCTCAGCCGGATAGAGTAGTGGCTTCCGAAGCCATTGGTCGGGGGTTCGAATCCCTCCGGGCGCGCCATCTTCCCCTGCTCCCGTCTGCCCTAGCAGGCCCCGCCTCCCAGCAGGACGCCCCCAGCAACACCCCGGCTCCCAGAGCAGCCCCACCGCCCTGCGCTTCAGCCGGCGGCACAGCGCCATGGCCGATCGTCAGCGCGAGCCTCCGCGCGCCCCAGTCACCCAAGCCCATGCAGCGCCCGCAGCTCAGGGTCCTTCTCGACCTCGTACATGTTGAACAACTGCGTCGCATCCCGCGACCAGCCCCTTTCCAGCCAGCGCCACGTCGCCGCGTCCACCCGCGGCAGCTTCCGTTCCAGGTAGTAGACCCGGCTGCCATCACCCGAGAAGCACCCGTCCAGCAGCTGCCAGCGCGCGCGATCCACCCCGGGCAGCGGCTTCCCGTCGCAGTAGACGTTGCTGTCATCAACGGCGTACAGCGGGTCCTCTGCCACCCCCTGCAGCAGGTCGCCACGCAGGCAGTGCTTCATCCGCCGGCCGCAGTACCAGCCGCCCTGGTCATCGGCCCCGTAGCCGCCACCGAGATCGCGGAACGTTGTGCAGTCCGCCCCGGCCAGCGCCTTCAGCGAGGTCTCGTACTCGAAGTAGACGGCATGGTCGTCCAGCCAGTATTCGCCACATTGGCGAAAGCTGTCGCGGTCGATGGAGGTCTGCCGGGTCCACGCGTGGTAGACCGCGTGCGCATCGCGCCCGATGAAGAAGTGCGCCGGAATGAACTCGAAGCTCGCTGCATCGGCCTTGCGCAGCAGCCGGCCCTGGTGGAACACCCGGCCCTCGTGGATGCGCCAGAATTCGATGCGGAACGGACCGAGGAAACGCTGGTCCGGCTGGTCGCTGATCTTCTGCCATGCCATGGGCTGGGGCTCCGCCGGTATTGGGAGCATCAGTGTAGTGCGAGCGGAGACGGCAACGCCGGGCATGGCCCGGCGCTACCGTGGGGCACAGATCAGTACTTGCCGTCGAAGGCGAAGATCGGCTTGCGCTGCTTCCATGCGCCGGCGGTGAAATCCGGGAATTCCAGCGTCTGGAAGCCGTTGGCGATCGACTGCTCGGACAGCGGCGTGATCGCGCTCCAGGTCACCGCGTCATAGATGTCGATGGGCATCGGTGCCTTGGCCTTCAGCGCTTCCACGAAGGCGTGGATGACGAACCAGTCCATGCCGCCATGGCCGGCGCTGGCCGCGGTGGCGGCGTTCTGCTTCCACAGCGGGTGTTCGTACTGGTCCTGGTAGGTCTTGAACTCTTCCCACTGGTGCGGCGGGCTGCGGCCTTCGATGTGGATCGAATGGTTCACGTCCATCCACAGGCCCTTGGTGCCCTGCACGCGGAAGCCCATCGAGTACGGGCGCGGCAGCGAGGTGTCGTGCTGCAGCAGGATGGTCTCGCCGTTCTCGCAGGCCAGCGTGGTGGTCACGATGTCACCCAGCTTGAATTTGACCTTGGTGCTGGGGTGGGTGGTGCCACCGCTCTTGGCCACGGTGTAGTCGTGCAGGCCACGCGCCTTGGTGGCGAACGCGTTGATGTGGGTGAAGCGGTTGCCGCGGTTGATGCCGGTGTACATCGCGCACGGGCCGATGCCGTGGCTGGGGTACAGCTCGCCGTTGCGCTGCACCGAGTGCTCGGTGCGCCAGCGCGCTTCGCTCCAGCCCTTGGGGCCGAACTCCACGCCGCTGTCGTAGGGCTGGTTGGGATCGCCGGAATTGAACTTCACCCCGCGCAGGTCGTGCTGGTAGCCGGCCTGCAGGTGCACCAGTTCGCCGAACAGCCCCTGCCGCACCATCTGCAGCGCGGCCATCACGTCGCGGCGGTAGCAGACGTTTTCCAGCAGCATGTACGGCGTGCCGGTGTTGAGCTGGGTCTTCAGCACGTCCCAGTGGTCCTGCAGGGTGATGCCGGCCACCACTTCGCAGCCGACGGCCACGCCGGCCTGCATCGCGGCAATCGCCATCGGTGCGTGGTATTCCCACGGCGTGGCGATGACCACGCCATCGATGCCCTTCTGTTCCAGCAGGCGCTTCCACGCGTTGGTGTCGCGGTCCTGGCCGTAGGTCTTCGGCGCGGCCTTGCCGGCCTTGGCCACCATGTCCACGGCGCGGCCCAGCATGATCGGCTCGATGTCGCACAGCGCGACCACCTCCACATCGTCCCGGCGCACCAGCTCCTTCAGCAGAACCAGCCCACGCATGCCGGTACCGATGAGGGCCAGGCGCACCTTGCGCCCTGCCGCCCAGGCGGGGGTCTGCGGCAGCAGGCTGCTGGCGGCGACGGCGGCGCTGGCCGCGATGAATTCCCTACGCTTCATGGCAAACACTCTCCTCTTGAAGGTGCGCCGGCCACGACCGGCGCACCAGGGTCACACGAACGGAATTACTTGAACCGGTAGCCGACGGTCACACTGTAGCCGCGGCCGAAGATGGTGGCGTAGTCGCTGGAATCGCCCAGGAAGCTGTTCGGATCGTAGAACGGCAGGCGATCGAACAGGTTCTTGACCGTGAAGCTAAGG contains these protein-coding regions:
- a CDS encoding glycosyltransferase; protein product: MSNGQIHRALVSVIIPLFNRGDSIIRAINSVLSQDGVELELIVVDDGSTDDSIALIRREITDPRLRIIQQQNAGACSARNAGIDAARGEYVAFLDSDDMFLPGHLSQSLHRLSEMPEPAAVYGRILVDRGQNKTFLKPPRAIRPDEPMSEYLLCDQGFVQTSTVVLSKALAQRTRYDTSLRFGQDTDFAIRLAAAGARFEMLVEPQAIWTDHSAPGRVSNALDPFPRLDWLARRSEQMTARAKKGDQGWYVAKAMFKRGHRIRAASLYLRAVVGGCYNAKLAVRIALQIFLPTRLYRKVADLTLSSSR
- a CDS encoding acyltransferase family protein, encoding MTLSSTVAGSRPAPPKSILRIDIQALRAIAVLLVILDHLVLIQKLPGHPLGGFIGVDVFFVISGFLITQHLAKEVASTGSVSFRDFYRRRLRRILPMALLVIATTLVASWLVFWPWQTASSALDGLWAALFVSNIAFALRGVDYFAADHVSVFQHYWSLSVEEQFYLVWPVLIAAAALGGTRGKVLQRRLFWIALFVGCASLIWACLETRSSPASAYFSTLSRGFQFAIGAIVALTTPRLASLGHSLRPWLSGFGLAMIIASVWLVDPSTGFPGPMGLLPALGAGLFIAAGTGTTRQIAFWPLRTRPMTYLGDISYSLYLWHWPVIVFLSALIPRDIVVVPAALALTGVLSIISYRFVEQGVLRSKWLLPAVRTQPAEGAFHRQPQGRDTFLRNAGVMISAIVLVGATIAAGDAAVRRMSSSRVASTPAGTLQLQPQPISALKYVEEIQGLIATSDVKSDWSGLKPAISDISAYGTELTKECWTGQRDEPRSCVRGNPQAPHTIVVLGDSIAMNAAFSVNAFVRQNPEWKMIVYAKLGCAFANIDQPAPDGSPYHECTAFRKWALAKIREDKPDIVWTTSAIPSRTSSSSEAQLEDMWRHGVEDSLSQLSAVPRILIVAPPPAGQDLVFCSRPFNRPSDCSGSVSGRWLHINAASRDAAASAGRTYIDTGLWYCNRNGYCPAVIGDYIVRRDERHLTYEYGEFLAPLVKSWVEATPDDR
- a CDS encoding O-antigen ligase family protein; protein product: MSRAGSLRTSNASVPKLDIVVLLLTIITAIIEASNAVYLNYAPDYMFVARPMIWLMIYWAARLSVSSLEDARRLLFWFALPAVPSVALGFAQILGVDAVQQLIVRLSPDSGGFIARLEDGRLIRATALVQHWTSFGSYLCTVVAASMALLTLSRIYKLGKEWIAWGLLAISGIGVLTTLTLAPIVTAFFIFVGGLKTARAVGRAAPMVLLVAVVAAASLGSLFAERFEQQFATSREASSDGASTWVPSTLAYRYNIWVTETIPMIKDRPLTGWGTSVYEAAISSPDTKRTYPYQMAWSSPESQWFNLLMTFGVIGFIGFLAVFFLMWTTLRRASKAGNQWIARPTILLFVLMLISAFTAPVFTNHGLPVGLWTLLALASAFAAPSRAWRSS
- a CDS encoding nitroreductase family protein; translation: MWADLAKVITYDAQRFVRHSGLLRKSKHPPSMAALITKQYHRIEKGLALPQPRAGFGESGIHELCMLIQEGLRKKTCRPEITLAVDALVGYRDFNLSHGIAPFPWLDATIKLAVDSGIAVTGTPVRPAATHPSLPTGNPGLDMIVGRTSVRDFSDAYVPDAVLEQAVLAAQHAPCVCNRQSGRIHLLRDEAARKTALAHQNGNRGFGHTASVIAVVTVDQAEMLEPTERYQHWIDGGMFAQNFLLGLHAQGYGACPLNWSSSVAKDRQIRKALSFLPASETIIMLIAIGALKSDYHVARSARRQLSEVMKIV
- a CDS encoding polysaccharide pyruvyl transferase family protein; this translates as MKVAVLTLSLYANYGGNLQAYALLTALKDLGHDAWFLNRERHKVPFWKVPPMLTKRLLKRYVLGRRVKIRDGLLDQKERAIVAQHSRRFIAERIQPQTDEYLSSTALSQHMPGLGFDAVIVGSDQVWRQRFVKSNLTDYFCGFIPESDLRTRRISYAASFGTAEWEYSPEETQRCAALAKRFHAISVREDTGVDQCREKFGVSAEHVVDPTMLLTADRYTQLINEPERRSEGILVYILDLTAEKQKIVDQVALQLGLPVFFVNARPEKNDASINGRVAPPVEDWLRGFRDAAFVITDSFHGTVFAILFNKPFIAYGNATRGMARFSSLLGMFGLLERLVSGADELGDLANRPIEWNEVNRKVDSERAKGLEFLRSSLS